cttcaCAGCATAACGTCCTACAATCTCAGACGCAATATGTACAGGTGAAAGAGGTCACGTTGAGATGACGCCATGAAATACCTAAAGTACAAAGGAAATAGTGATATTTGTTTTGGGACACAGTGTGCAGTTCAAATAAGTCACATATGTTTACAACAACGTCAAAACATCAACGCATGGCTCTTATCTAAAGGTATTTTGaatgaaatgtatttcaaatgGAATGGAACCCAGGGTCCGGTATCACTCCTCGACACTCCCCACAGAATACTCAACAACGAACTGACCAATTTCAAGCGTATTAACTCTCACAGACTGAAAACCCCCGAGGGATGATGTAGAGTCAATGAAAGAAACAACACCATACTTCACAAAGATGGAGTGAAGGGCTtgatggggagaggggagaagagcgGTCCATTgggggagatgaagggagagagaagagtgatGTGTGCCAGTatattattgtttttttgttaaaCCTTTTATAAACATTTTATAACCATTTAATGGGACAATGTACTGTAAACCTAAACATAACCAAACAATCATCAAGTCACAGTCAACCTGTCAAAAAGTGCAATTACCATACACTaccttcaaaagtttggggtcacttagaaatgtccttgtttttgaaaggaaagcacattttttgcccattaaaataacataaaattgattagaaatacagtgtagacatagttaatgttgtaaatgactattgttgctggaaactGCACAATttatatggaatatctacataggcatacagaggccagtTATCAGCAACCAACAAtaatgtgttccaatggcacattgtgctagctaatccaagtgtattattttaaaaggcaaattgaccattagaaaacccttttgcaattatgttagcacagctgaaaactgttgtcctgattaaagaaccaATAAGACTGAGCCTCCCGGGTGGCCcagtgatctaaggcactgcatcgcagtgctagctgtgccaccagagattctgggtttgatcccaggctctgtcgcaggaggcccatggggcggcgcacaattggccaagcatcgtccgggttaaggagggtttggccggcagggatatccttgtctcattgcgcactagcgactcctgtggcgggccgggcgcagtgcactctgaccaggtcgctaggtgtacgtgttttctccgacacattggtgcggctggcttctgggttggatgtgcgttgtgtcaagaagcagtgtggcttggttgggtgtggcttggttgggatgcatggctctcgaccttcgcctctcccgagtccgtacgggagttgcagcgatgagacaagacagtaactactacaaatgggataccacgaaaaaggggatataataacaaaaatatattataataaaaaAAGATGCAATagacgagttgagtatctggagcaacagcatttgtgggttcgattacaggatcATAATGGcgagaaacaaataactttcttctgaaactcatcagtctattcttgttgtgagaaataaaggctattccatgcaacaaattgacaagaaactgaagatctcgtacaacgctgtgtactacctccttcacagaacagcgcaaactggctttaaccagaagagaaagaggagtgggaggccccggtgcacaactgagcaagaggacaagtacattagagcgtctagtttgagaaacagatgcatcacaagtcctcaactggcagcttcattaaatagtacgtgcaaaacaccagtctcaacatcaacagtgaagaggcaactccgggatactggccttctagtcagagctgcaaagaaaaagccatatctctgtctggtgtctgttcttttgcccatcttaatattttatttttattggccagtctgagatatgctactctggaaggccagcatcccggagtcgcttcttcactgttgacgttgagactgatgttttgcaggtactatttaatgaagctgccatttgaggacttatgacgtgtctgtttctcaagttagacactctaatgcacttgtcctcttgctcagttgtgccccgggtccttccactcctctttatattctggttagagacagtttgcactgttctgtgaagggagtagtacacagcgttgtacgagatcttcagtttcttggcaatttctcgcatggaatagccttcatttctcataacaagaatagactgacgagtttcagaagtgctttgtttatggccattttgagcctgtaatcgaacccactcTTGCTGATGCTCCACATACTccactagtctaaagaaggccagttgtattgcttctttaatcaggacaacagttttcagctgtgctaacataattgcaaaagggtttttctaatgatcaattagccttttaaaatgataaccttggattagctaacacaacgtgccattgaaacacaggagtgatggttgctgataatgggcctctgtacgccaaagtagctattccataaaaaaatctgccgtttccagctacaaaagtaatttacaacattagcaatgtctacagtgtagttctgatcaatttgatgttattttaatggacaaaaaaatatgcttttctttcaaaaacaaggacatttctaaatgaccccaaacctTTAACGGTTGTGTATATTAGGCATATTAGGCATATGATTAGTTATTGAACAACACATACTGACAGACCACTCGGTTCATTTGGAATGACCGGTTAATGGCAACGATTCTGATCGCTGCATGAGTGTGGGCCAATAAGAGCTTGCAAGAGCATAAATATTAGCACTGTCTGGGTTTTAGATACCTCCTGACAGTCAGTTCACATTTAGCAAGAAGAGACAGGATAACCTAGTTATAGCCTAGGTATTCCTATAGCCTACCACATTTCCACTTACGGATTGATGTGTGTTGAACACCTCTCTGAGCAGAAACACAAGCTCCAGGAGAGATGGATGCACTGACTCTGTTCTGACTCCGTTTCCACTAAGCCTCCCCCTAAACTTATGATAGCCTTCATCACTGTGGCGTTGCGCAAGAACCACatgcacaatatatatatatatatatatatatatatatatatatatatatatatatatatatatatatatatatatatattatatatggacAGTGTGAGCACCCGGTTAAGACACCGGGATTGATTGACAGTTCCTGTGGGAGTTGTGGAAGCAATCTTTGCAAGAGCTTTTCTCTGAGCTCCGATGGGGTAGGGCCAGGGGCGGTACCCGGGTCAGGAGTGTGGTGCGGCGGATGCTGCTGTTCGAGTCTTGATGGCCGAATTTGTGGAGCAGCCTCCGGCAGCACGGCAGACAGTGCACCATGTCAGAGAGGAGGTGGCCGCTGAAGATCATGTAGATCCACGGGTTACAGCAGCTATTCAGACTGGCCAGCAGAGCCGAGAGGGTGACTGCGGTGTTCTcggagtctggagagagagaatcGGGGTAGAGCGGGTGTCGGCCAGTCAGGGAAGAAGAAAACATTCAAGCCTGTTCTGTTTATCTACTAGCAGTGGCACACTATTTATGCCAGGgctgtccaaccctgttcctggagagataccctcctataggttttcactccaaccccagttgtaactaacctgattcagcttttcaagcagctaattattagaatcaggtgcgctagatgagggttggagtgaaaacctacaggatggtatctctccaggaacagggttggacagcCCTGATTTATGCGTATTCTCGAAGGAATCTCGGCAAGCCACTGGGTCTGACGGGTCACTGACTCGCCAgcaaaatattttattaacttttGGAGACCGATGGTCGTTTTCATAACTATCTGTCACACCTACACAACGGTTGCGTTATATGGAACGTGTCTAACACGTATGTATGCCCTTTAGGTGATTCTGCGGTTTTTCTATATTGCGCACTGTCCGATAATTCAAGCTACAGCAAAAGGAATAACATCAGCTACATTCACACCTCATCAAGGCAATGAATTATGAGCTAACTCACATGCACATTACTCCCAGTAAGATTTTGTTCCCGGTTATTCCATTGTGGTCACAATAATGTACCCCAGGTCTCCAGTTTGCACAGCCTATAGCCTAAGTATGTATAGCCTACTGTATGTATAGCCTATTTGTTTCAGTTTGGTCTATGTATCTGAGGAGGAGTTATACAGTTGTTGTCTCACTATGTCCGTGGTAAACTGAAGAACATTTTGGAGAGCAGTGAATCAGCTTTTAGGGAAACCCCTGGGGTAATGCATAAAATATGTGCTGAAGCTGTGCACTATTACCAACTTATTGAGTAAATAGGCCTAAGCAATaatgtaatgttttaaaacactTAACGTGTCACACAATGAACGGAGACATGGCACCAGCGCGCGCTGCCAATGACTCACCTCACAGAGCCCAAATATAACACTTACCTACCCACGAGAAGCTCTCATCCCACACCGACCACATCTGCACGGTGAAAAACGGAGCCCAGCACACCACGTACGCCAGCACGATCACGAAAGTCATTTTTACTGTGCGCAGCTTGGCGCGCGAGATGGTGGTGACGCTACTGACTGAACTCGTCCCAATCAGCCCATTCTTGGTCGCAAGTGCCATCACGCTAGTGCCCTTCTGGGTCTTGTACTTTATGTTCCgccagatggaccggcagatgaAGCCGTAGCAGAGCATGAGCACGGCCACGGGCACGAGGAAGATGCCCACGGTGATCCAGGTGATGTAGGCGCGCACGCCCCACGGCTGGATGAAGTGTCCCCAGCAGTCATACACGGCCGAGCCCGGGTGGACCTCGCTCAGGGAAAATATAAAATACTGGGGCATGCTCAGGGCAAGACTACACACCCAGGTGGCCCCGATCATCATATAGGCGCGCTGCGTGGGCTGGTGAAGGGTCTGCATCGGGTGACAGATGGCGATGTAGCGGTCCAgcgtcatcatcaccatcatgtAGGTGGACGCGAACATCCCTAGCACCTGCAGGTGCTTGACAATGCGACACAGGAAGTCGGGCCCGTAGAAGCGGAAGGTGATCTCCCAACAGAGCTGCGGTAGCACCTGGAAAAAGGCCACTACCAAGTCCGCGAGGCTCAGATGCTTCATGAACAGGTGCATGCGCGAGGGCTTCCGTCGGCTCATGTACATGGCCAGCAGCACGCTCAAGTTCCCCACCACAGCCACGACGAATGTCACGCTAAGCATTGTGATCTCGATCTTGGCGACCTCCTCGTTCCGGCCAAACGGGTCGCTGGAGTTCCCAAGAGCGCCAGTGTCGTTCCTTTTATCCTCCATCAACACCGGCTTGCTCGTGGGGTCGAAGCCTATCTTCAAAATGTCATCCATGAGGTTGAGTGAGTTCTGTGAATGGAAAAGTGCGCCTCCGGAGATGTTTCTGGCTGTCCTGAACACATCCGCGCGCACGATcacccgctgccacctgcctgcatgagaacgtttgagttttaaattTAAGCAATTACTTAGAGTCTATCGTCTACGAAAACTCGCTCATTGCGCACAGACCGACATATGTGTTGGCTTGCCAAATATTTGAAGCACATGGTGTGAAACTGTATCTGTGCGCAGTCGTCACCAACCCTTTTTAAATCCTTTTATACCAATGAGACCACCCCCACATCTCCAACCTCCGCTAAACAGCCTTGGATACAAAAACAACAGCAGAGAGAAACTGCATATATGGAAAACATAATGATTTGCATGGGTGGAATTTCTCTGAAATACTCGTTACCACTCACAAGTAAATAGGGAACACACTGAGGTTTTCCCACGTATATGTCTCCAGATTCTGTACTGCAAACCCCAATAACCAATGGTGCAATTTGTGCGTAAATATTCACAATGCGCGCTACTGGTCAGTATTCCATATCCATTTACGTATCATGTCTCTAGGAATCCTTATTGAAAAGGTATCAAGAAACATTTAAAAACTTGTAAGGTGACACATTTTTGTCTTTGAGATGATCTTGATGatgatgttcaaatcaaatcaaattgtatttgtcacatgcacatagttagcagatgttaatgcgcgtgcagcgaaatgcttgtgatgtCACATAATGTTGTTTTTCTGTGATGTTTATCATATTACTGTGAAGCCAGAGGGACTTTTCCCAAttgtgtggacaataaaaggTTTTCTATTATATTGCATTCTGACATATGACGTCACTCGTTCATGTTCTATGCACAGTCGATTCAGagcactctttctctttctcggtctccccctctgtctctgtatgtgagcATGCGTGTATGTGAAGCCTGTGTTAGCATATTCTCCTGCATGGTGAACTATATGTACTGTGTGAAGTTTCTGGAATAACACACTACTGCTCTCATCACCCCTGGGACCTTGGGGAATGTATGAGAAACCCAGGCTGATTGCCCAAGCACCAGGTGTCCACAACACAATGCATTAATGCCTTGTGTGTCACACAGGTGAGTAGGATATATAGGTCAAATTGGGAGTATAGATAAATTCGCTAGCTACAGTAACATCGTTGGCTTCGATGTTCCCCGGATGTAAATGTTCCTGACCCCACGCAGATCTGCCTCCCCCCCTCCACCCAAGGGGCCCAATTTATACTTATTGTGATCTATTTCTGGAGatgacacactgtgtgtgtgtgttggtgtgtgtatgtgtttgcgcATGTGTGGAGGTCTGCAGATGTGAAGGGAAGCAGGCTGTGTTTGTGCGGGGatttgttggtggtggtggtgtttcgGTAGGGTTGATGAGGAGGTAGATGTTTTCTGATGATAACCTGTAGCTCCATTATTGCTCAGATTTCACCACTGTGACCCGCCCATAGAGATTAGTTAGAGATTACTTACAACTGTAATAGAGGGCTTAGAAATTTGTAAAAACGGGCTAGCTCAGGGTTTTAGTCCTCTCCCCCAGTACCCCATTCAGTTCAACTTATTTGTTCTATTCTAgtaagcacacctgattcaacagaTCTACTAATCATCAAGTTCATGATTAGTTGAAAAGGGTGTGAGAATACTGGAATAGATCCAGTAATTAAGAAATTTGGAAAGACACTTCACAAAATGATTTGAACAAACACTCACACTTGACTTTTCCCCCACCTTAGTAGCTCAGACTTTGCTGATacctactttattgaggaaaaaaaatgtacttactaggACTGTGACATGccgttgtcccacctagctatcttaaagcAGCAATCGggagatgaaacaataacaaagccaaTTCCCCACCAATGTTTCAATAAAAAGCTGGGGGGAAGGGGCTGGAGAAATTTAACAAATTTCAAATTcaaagacagagctatggatgcaaggactgaccatacaTGATATCAAacccatacagtgccttcagaaaatattcagaccccttgactttatccacattttgttacattgcagccttattctaaaatagatcgAATATGTTATCCCCTCatcaagcaaaaacaggtttttagaaatgtttgctaatttatgaaaaataaacaactgaaatatcacatttacataagtattcagaccctttagtcagtactttgttgaagcacctttagcatcgagtcttcttgggtatgacgctacaagcttggcacacctctatttggggagtttctccattattcaggtctctccagaaatgtttgattgggttgaagtctgggctctggctgcgccgctcaaggacattcagagacttgtcccaaagccactcccgcattgtcttggctgtgtgcttagggtcgttgtactgttggaaggtgaaccttcgcccagtctgaggtcctgagagctttGGAGcgggttttcatcaaagatctctctgtacattgctcagttcatctttccctcaatcctggctagtctcccagttcctgccactgaaaaacatccccacagcatgatactgccatcaccatacttcaccatagggatggtgccaggtttcctccagacgtgatgcttggtattcaggccaaagagttcaatcttgttttaatcagaccagagagtctgagagtctttaggtgcctttaggaaaactccaagcgggctgtcatgtgccttttactgaggagtggcttccgtctggccactcaaccataaaggcttgattggtggagtgctgcatatttggttgtccttctggaaggttctcccatctccacagaggaactctagagctctgtcagagtgaccatcaagttTTTGGTCACCTTCCTATCCAAGGTCCTTCTCTCCCAATTGTTCtatttggccagctctaggaagagtcttggtggttccaaattaaattaaattaaatttaagaatgatggaggccactgtgttcttggggacattcaatgctgcagacattttgtggtacccttccccagaaccgtgcctcgacacaatcctgtctcggagctctatggacaatttcttcgacctcattgcttggtttttgctctgacatgcactgtcaactgtgggaccttatatagacaggtgtgtgcctttccaaataatttccaatcaattgaatttaccacagttggactccaatcaagatgtagaaacatctcaaggatgagcaTTGGCAACAGGCTGCACCGCAGCTCAacatcgagtctcatagcaaagggtctgaatacttatataaataaggtatttaattttttatttttttttatacatttgcaaagatttctaaaaaactgtttccTCTTTgccgttatggggtattgtttgtagattgctgaggaaaaacatttatttaatccattttagaataaggctataacgtgacaaaatgtggaaaaagtcaaggggtctgaatactttctaaacgcactgtagttttaaccatgtttttaggCTAAAGTGTTTACATATACTGTGTCTACCAACATCGGAGTAAAAAAAgcgtatattttgggttctgaagTGGTACAGCAGTTGAGTtatgttcttcaagaatcaatgggtacaccTTCTTCATGTATAACTCCAAAAATGGGTTTAGCAATTGCTGATTGCCTCTTTAAGATGAACGCACTAAACTGTACATCGCTCTGGACTGCTGAAAATTATCCCTGGTCAGGTCCTCCACCTCTCTTGTCTACTAACGTCAGATACAACATATGTAGGTTGTGTGAAAAATTCCTTTCCTTTACATAGCTCTTCTCATCTGAATTACAGCATTGTCCCTGTAGCCTTACAAGGTCCTTGGAACCCTTCCATCAGACAGCGAAGCAAGGTCCTTACAACAATTCTAATGTTTAATCTATATGCAGAGAGTGAAAACCAGCAGAGAGGGATGCGATGCGGCTCTCACGGAAGAACGTGTTTCTCATGTCAAAGCGTCGGAACCTGAGAAAGAAGGCCAGATTGCAGATGGTGAGTTACATAACGTATTGTTAGAGTAATGGGAATGTCAGAGTATATGGATTTATGAAGCCGGCCAGTCATTAGGCATGTCAGACTCTCACTGCAAGCAGTGGACAAATCattcaaatcaaaatgttattttcgcatacacatatttagcagatgttattgtgggtgtagtgaaatgcttgtgttcctagctccaacagtgcagtaatatctaacaatacacacatctaaaagtaaaataacggaattaagaaatatagaaatattaggacaagcaatgtgtatgtgacaaataaaatttgatttgattgatttgatttgtctaaGAGTATAAatatttactgaacaaaaatataaatgcaacatgaaacaatttcaacgattttactgagttcaaatcagatcaaatacaattgtatttgtcacataagcCGAATATA
This Oncorhynchus clarkii lewisi isolate Uvic-CL-2024 chromosome 21, UVic_Ocla_1.0, whole genome shotgun sequence DNA region includes the following protein-coding sequences:
- the LOC139379162 gene encoding arg8-vasotocin receptor-like, with amino-acid sequence MDDILKIGFDPTSKPVLMEDKRNDTGALGNSSDPFGRNEEVAKIEITMLSVTFVVAVVGNLSVLLAMYMSRRKPSRMHLFMKHLSLADLVVAFFQVLPQLCWEITFRFYGPDFLCRIVKHLQVLGMFASTYMMVMMTLDRYIAICHPMQTLHQPTQRAYMMIGATWVCSLALSMPQYFIFSLSEVHPGSAVYDCWGHFIQPWGVRAYITWITVGIFLVPVAVLMLCYGFICRSIWRNIKYKTQKGTSVMALATKNGLIGTSSVSSVTTISRAKLRTVKMTFVIVLAYVVCWAPFFTVQMWSVWDESFSWVDSENTAVTLSALLASLNSCCNPWIYMIFSGHLLSDMVHCLPCCRRLLHKFGHQDSNSSIRRTTLLTRVPPLALPHRSSEKSSCKDCFHNSHRNCQSIPVS